TGTATGCTCTGGCTACTCCGTAGCCTCCGGTGAGGGTAATGTTCCCTGCCGCTGCCAGGCGGCCTTCAATCTGATCATTGCCTTGCACAAAATCCCCGAAAATAAAAGCATTAAAATTCCCTGCAACTCCTAAAACCGGTGTTGGCGTATACGGCACCCCTGAAGCTGCTCTAACATCCGTCCCCCATGTAAAGGCACTGGATAAAGTCAATAGGCCCGCCATAATGATGGCGGCTGTTTTACGTACTCTTTTTTTCAATAGTCCACACCTCCTAGTTACTATTCTATGAATCTGTCACGCGACTATAACAACAAAAAGACCGCCACGAAGGGTTAGCTTCACGGCGGCCGGACGACCCTAGCCTCAACTTTAGAGACAGTAGATTCCTGACTTTGCGTCCCGTTCTTTCGATACGGTTTGCGTTTGTACATGATTTCGGTATGAAATTGAGATTCGCTTATGTAAATTCATGGTTGAGTCTATGACATTTGTTACTTTTGTACTAATTTTAGTTTATCCGCTCCCCCACCCTATTGTCAATCCATTCCCAGTATATTTTTTGAAATTATTTTCGCAATGATTTCTTATTGAACCCTTGTACCATAAGGCTTAACGGGCGAGTCTCTTGTTTATCTGCTGACGAAAAAAGTCGAGAAATCAGAGAATCGGCTGTAGCCGTTTATCTCTTCTCTCTACAATTGTATCAATTTATATTATTAAAATTTGATGCATTTGTCCTATTTCATCACCCTCAGCCCAGCTCCACTCATCATCTGCTCCTGTTCAAAGCAATTTTACCTATTTATAGGCATCTCAACTGAAAAAAAGTGCCGCCCATAAGGACGACACCTGCTAATAGAATTCATATATTTTGAATAAAAATGTCGCCTAGGCAGACCCGAACAGCTGAACCCAGCCAATCATCGATACCCAGAGCGGAACACTTAGAATAATCCCGAATACCAAACCACGGCGGAGACTTCCTTCATGACTCATTGCCATTCTCCTTTGAGCTGATTTATTTTTCAATCTTTATTATTTCAATTTTAATATATAATAATTCGTTTTATTTTATTGCGAAAAAAATCACATTATTTGAGTAATTTATTAAACCCATTGATTATTTTTTGAAAAATGAGTTACAATGCGAATATACGTTCTCTTCGAGGGGTTGAGAGAGATGCATAGAGCAGAGAGTCAGGATAACCTGCTGGTCAAATCCTATATTTTGCTGCCGCTTATACTATCCGCCTTTGAGCGCGATGCTTCTGCTATATCCTCAGAGCTGCGCACGCCCGCGCCTTATCTGGAGGTGATCCAGAGGGCCGTCCATGCCGCTTCTGCCGATCTGCGGGAGATTCGTGCCGGGATGCGCGCCCGTGGTCTGAAGGTCTATGAACAGCAGCGGCTGGAGGCGGGCGTTGAAGCCAGATTCGTCTGCAGAGGTTATCACGAGCGGATGCTGCTGCTGGATGATGTGATTGCCGCCCAGGCCACTCTGCATATGCGGAGATATCTGGGTATGGAGAAGACGGAGCAGGGCGGCGGTTCGAAGTAAGGTTAACAAAAGAAGCCTGCCGCAAGCGGCAGACTTCTGCATTAAATGATCACCCGGATGCGGTTACATTAACAACGTCCAATACCCGAGCGTGCCGCATATAACCACCACAGCTACCGGGTACAGGATTCTACGGCTTACCTGATCCCTGAACGCAAGAAACAAACAAAGCATACAAAGCCATGCAATTAGAAGGCTTCCCATCTATTATGCATACGCTCCTTCCCGGCATTCCTGCCCCTCTCCAGCGGTAGACCGCCTCAGAGCACAACTATCCTTATATACTTATATAGGAAGATTCCCCGCCGAATATCCCAATTATACCAGCTGACAGCCAATCCGGAGCATTATTTCTTCAACAATGCCGTCAGAAAATTCACATTTCCTCTTCCAGCACAGGATATTCCCAGAACCCCAGACGTCCCTTGGCAGGGATGGGATGTACCAGCGGAACAACCTCCTCCAGCTTCCAGGCATACCTTCCTTCGGCATAATTGCCGAATATATATTCATTGCCGTCCGGCCAGCCTTGCTGCGCCAGCTCCGGCGTCACCTCACAGCAATCCGCAATGCGGCTGACCGCAATGATCCTGCCGGTTGGCAGATTGTCCGCAGTGTAGCCATGACGGGCCAGCAACGACTGATACGGCTCCGTCCGGCAGATCGCCTTATTCACCTGCATCCCGGCATGAATGGCTAACTCTCCCCGGTAGGCAGTCCGCCAGGTCCGGGTTTCGATTTGTTTTTCTCCCAGCGCAATTAACGTGGCCCACGGCTGGCGAATGGTCAGGCATTTCATAATGTAGCTTGCCTCCTCTGGTGATAGAATAATAGTTAAGAAGGAAGACAGATAAAATATAGGTAACAAATTAGATCAAGAGTACGGGGTATTAAAAATGAAAATTATTCAATGAGGATACCACATATAAGCTAGGTGTCAAATATAATCATGTCCAGGTTAGAAGAATTGATATTGAACTGTTTGAAGATCAAGAAAAGGGGCTGTCCCAAAAGCCATGAAGTGGCTGCTTGGGACAGCTCTTTATTTTGTAGTAGGATCAACGTGAGCACTTGGGTGAACGCTGCGCGAACGGACCGTTGTTCCAATCGCTGTGCTCTCCAGATTTTTTTCATTCCCCTTAACGGTGAAAATCCGGAGACCAAGGCGACCGCTGCCGCTTTTCCACAATCGTTCCGTCCTCTCCGCTGTTTAAGCGGGAAAAGGTTCTTCAAATCTTTCTAAAATCACACAAAGAAACCTCTCTTTTGTTAAAATGGAGTTACCACACAACCATTTCAAAGGAGAGGTTTCTTTGTACATTCAATATACCATGGACCAACTTTGCTTGCCAATGGATCTGGAAGAAGATATCCCGAAAAATCACCTCGTTCGCGTCGTGAATGCTGCCGTCAACCGGCTGGACAACGCCATTTTTGACGCGGCCTATCCCGGCGGCGGCCGTGACAGCTACCATCCTAAAATGCTTACCAAAGTCATCATCTACGCATACACTCAGCGAATCTATTCGTCTCGCCAAATCGCCAAAGCGGTCCGGGAGAACATTCCCTTCATGTGGCTGGCCGGACGGCAGCGACCCGACTTCCGCACGCTGAATCGCTTCCGTTCCCAGCGGATGAGAAATGTCCTCGAAACGGTATTTACCGCCGTGCTTCAGTTTCTGGCTAACGAAAAATACGTGTCTCTGGAGCATTATTTTGTGGACGGCACTAAGATTGAGGCGAATGCCAATCGCTACACCTTTGTCTGGAGCAAAGCGGTCAGCAAACACAAAGCGAAACTGCAAGATAAGGTACAGGCCCTATTCGCTGACATTGACGTAGCGGAAGAGCAGGAAGAACAAAAGAACCAGGGCAAAGATCTGGCTGAACTCCGCACGGGTTCAGAAATGGACAGTGAGAAACTCGAACAAGCCGTACAAAAGCTTGAAGCTCAGCTTGCCGAAAAACCGAAAGACACGCCCCTAAAAAAGACGGTTCGGAAGTTGCGTAAGGATTTGCTCCCTCGACTGCAGAAGTACGAACAATATCAAAAGCTGCTTGGGGACCGTAACAGTTTCAGCAAGACCGATCCAGAGGCAACGTTTATGCGGATGAAAGAAGATCACATGCGAAATGGCCAACTGAAGCCAGGTTATAATCTACAGATCGGGACCGAAAACCAGTTTATTTTGGCCTACAGTCTCCATCAAAGACCGGGTGACACCCGCTGTTTAGAACCACATCTGGAAAAAACAAAGCAATTCCTCGGGAAACTTCCAAAGACGATCATTGCAGATGCCGGCTATGGAAGTGAAGAAAACTACGCCTATCTGGAAAAGAGCGAGATACAGGCCGTCGTGAAATACAGCACCTACCACAAAGAAAAGAGCAAAGCCTGGAAAGCCGACGTCGGAAAAATCGAGAACTGGACCTACGACGGATCCGAGGATCGTTGGACGTGTTTAGCTGGACACCCGCTGTATTTCCAACGAGAAAGCAAGGAAACCACAGAGAGTGGATACGAAATTAAGAAGCGTCACTACCAAAGTCAAAGCTGCGGAGGTTGTCCGCTAAAAGAAAACTGCACGAAGGGAAGCGGAAACCGGGAAATCGCAGTCAGTTTGGAGCGGCTTAGATACCAGAAACAGGCGAAAGAAATCCTCCGAAGCGAGGAAGGCTATCTATTGGCCGTACGTCGAATGACGGAGCCGGAAAGTGTATTTGGACAATTAAAGAATAACCGGGGCTTCCGGCGCTTTCTGCTTCGCGGCTTGGAAAAAGTGACGCTGGAGGTCGGTTGGCTTTCGCTCGCCCACAACCTGCTGAAGCAAGCAGCGAACGACCAGAAACGCAAAGAAGCGGTCCTCCAATAACGGAGAATCGCTCCTTTTTTTACTTGGTAAGCTTTGAAAAAGTTGCAGGTTTTGTTTCCACCTATAGAATATTTACTTTTGGGACAGCCCCTTTTCTTGAGATGTTTTCATTATCCATTTAAGGAAAGAAGCCCGGACCCCAACTGTGTGTCCAGGAAATTATAAATTTTCGTAAATCAAATGGTTATTATGACTTACGTCTCCATTTTACAATAGAACGAATTATAACAAAAAGAACGAGTACAACAAGAAGAATATTAGTCATTGCTAATGATGAAATTAGTTTATCTATACTTTTTGCGGTTTCGTTGCTGGTGTATACCATTGTCGAATTTAGATTGCTAACTTGATTCGCTACATTATTAATTGGTTGAACTAAATCATTTGAATTCAAATCTTTTCCTCCTCAAACAGTTTTAATATCTTATTATGTTTTTATATTTAATTTTATACCATAACTTTTCTCACTTAAAGAATAATTTTCCAATGGTAATATTTTATTTGTAATAAAATTCATTTTATGGAGGTATACTTAATATGTTAGAATTAAAGAAAATTCTTTCCACTTCTTTAGCCGCTGCTTTACTGCTCACATCTACAGCTGTTGCCTCTGCTGATACAGCAACAGCTCCCACAGGAGTAGCTCAATCCGTCCAACAAGAATTCCCACTACAACTTGATGAACTTACTACAATTTCTACCCCTTATGATCCTTCACTTTACAGTTTCCAAAGATCTGAATCGCCTAGCGAAGTTATTGTTAAAGTGGTTGACATGAATTCCGGTCGTATTGTAGAGACTATCGGTGAAAAAATCGAAGCTCACATGAAACCGGCTGGAGTGTCTATCATGGCAAGTGGTACCTATACTACCAGAACTGCTTACAGAACATTCACGGATCCAGGAGTTAACGGCCAACACTTTGCAGGAGCTGACTTATACACAGTATATAACTGCTGGCAGAGTGGATCTTTTGGTCAAATCAATTCTGTATCTGATACATACTGGTCCCCAATGCCTGGTAATGCAGACTTCACATTAGAGGCTCCACATCAACAATCGCAACCAACTGGAAACACTAACACCTTCCCTACTAATAAAATCACAACAACAGGAACTGTAGTATTTTCTACACATAAAAGTTCTGCTTTTGGGATTTCACTTGGAGCCTTTTCATTCACTTTAGGTGCAGACGGATATAACAGATACACAGTAAGAAACGCAGCTTATAACATCACTTTTGGTCAATAAATAACAGCAAAACCTGCCGGACCTTTGTCTGGCAGGTTTATTTTATGTATACTGTAATTTTTTTTGTACCAGGCCTAAACCTTGGACTGCACCAAGGTTACTACTAGGAAATCCCTATCAGCAATTCAACGAAAAATAGCGGGTTCCCAAAACTCCAGGAACCCGCGCCACTATCAACTTCACAAATATGCTGGTGAAGGGAATTGAACCCCCGGCCTACGCATTACGAGTGCGTTGCTCTACCCCTGAGCTACACCAGCCTACAGGCTTTGTTAGCCTGCCAAACAAAAAATATTATAACTCTTCCAGCGGAAAACGCAACCCCTTTTTCCGCTGGCAGCTGTGTCATCAGCCGTGCATGAGCCCCAGCCTGCGGAAATAATCCAGCGCGAGCTTAGCGCTTGCAAGAGAGGATTCCTCGTAGGCCTCTTGCTCCACAATATAGTAGAGAATTCCGCTCTGCTCCGCTATCTCGAAGACGCTCTGAAAATCGACCTCTCCCTTTCCAAGATCGGTCTCCTCCTGGTTGGCTCCAAAATCCTTAATATGGACCAGCGGAACACGTCCGGCATACCGTGACACATAATCAGCCGGGTTGGCTCCGCCCCTGTATACCCAGCCCAGATCGAACTCTGCCAGCATATGCTCCGCAGGAATCTGCTCCAGCCAGATATCAATGACCGCCTTGCCGTCAACCTCAGCGAATTCATAATCATGATTGTGGTAGCCATACTGCATTCCCGCTGCCCGGACCATCGCGGAAGCCTTCTCAAAGAATGGAATTAACCTCGTTACATCGTCGATGGAAGGGCTGGGCGGAAGCGGCGCTGACGGGGTGATAATATATTGAATTCCCAGCTCCGCCGCGTACTCGATCTCCCTGGCCAATGCCCGCTCCATCTGTTCCAGGCTGCTGAAGTCCAGACCCACATGCGCCGAAGGCGCTGCAAGACCCAGTTCATCCAGCCTGCGACGAAGTACCCCGGCAGCTACGCCGAAATATCCGGCGAATTCCACCACCTGGTATCCCATCTCTGCTACCTTGCCCAGTGTGCCAAGGAAATCCCGCTCCGTCTGGTCACGCAGTGTATACATTTGAATTCCGATCTGCCGCGCTGCTTCTGCCATGAAGAATCCGCTCCTTATCATCATTTCTGGTTGGATACTATATTCACTCTATTTCCCCTGAAGCTTGCGCTCTACGGATTCCAGCTTGCTGCGGCTGGTGGAGGTCTTGTCGCGCCGATCGTCGATCTTGAGCGAGGTGGAGACTCTCTGCGCCCCGGCGGTGAACGGCGACTCATGCAGCGCTTCTACCGCAGCCAGAATCCGCCCCACCGGTCCCTCAATAATCGTACCCATAGAAGTTAGCTCATACGTAATGCCCTCCACCGTCTCCAGCACGCGCTGCATCTCGGCCACATAGCTGCTAAGGCTGGTGCTGCCTGTCCCAATCGGAATAACGGTCACTTCGCCAATTGCCATTGCTATTTCCCTCCCTAAAGTATCTGGTGTGCCTGCCGCTTACTTATTCCCTTATTGTAACGCTTCGCCAGGCTCGCCACAAATCACCTGCACCCTCTCTTTTCTATTAATATCCGTCAAAATGATTACCAGGATTAGACGCACTCTATTTATGGATTCTTTGTGGCGTATTTTCGGAGATTTTATGAAAAATTCAAGGCAGATTTAGAGGAAAGTTGTGGATTACCTGTGGACTAACTGTGGATCAGCTGTGAGTAAAAGCGCCGAACCCGCTCCCCGTGCGGGATTGCAAAAAAACATTTACAAACACAATATATTGCGGTAGCTTTAATAGATAACAACAAAATATAGTAGAAACAGGTGTTTCACCCCTAGTAATAGAGGTGAGACTTAATAGGGAAGCGCGGTGCAAAACCGCTGCGGTCCCGCCACTGTAACCGGATGCTCCCAGGGTGCGATACCCAGGGCCGCATTCTCCGGCTAATTGCCACTAAGGGGCGGAATAAGCCCCCCGGGAAGGCGCTGGAGGAGTTGCCGGAAGCCAGGAGACCTGCCTGTTTCGGCGGCACCGCTTAGACTCCTGCGAGGAACAGGGGAGGTGCCCGTATGCGGCCTGCTATTGCAGAGTTAGCCTTCCGTCAATCGGGCCAGAGGCTGCCGATACCTGAGGACGATCGCGGATTATCTTCAGGTATCGGCTCTGCGGAATATACAAGAACTGGCGTAAGCTATTGCCCCGTTTCTGCTCGTATGTTCCACCCAGACCACAGGCAAATTTCCGCTTTCCGGAGCTTTGCATCCTGCATTCGGGCATTTCCGGCCTTCCCGGCCGGGGGTGCTTTTTTAACGCTTACAATACCCGAGAGGAGAGAGTTATATAATGACGCTGCTGGAGAAACGTTATAACGAAGGACAAGCTGCACAAGAGGTTCTATTGGAAGAGGTCATTCATCTGGGACGGGATATTATCGACAGCCGGGATCTGGATCTGCTGCGCGAGAACGCCAACCTGAACGGGGAGAGCTTCTCCGGCAAAATGAGCAAGTTCGGCAGTGAGTACTCCAAATGGTATGCCCGCAACTTCACCATGCCGCCACAGCTGGTACAGGCTACCCTGGATAATGTCGTCTATGTACATGACCTTGATCAATACGCCATTGGAACCACGAACTGCATCTTTATTCCGTTTGAACGGCTTCTCCGTGAAGGCTTCAATACCGGCAACGGCAGCGTACGGCCTCCCAACTCGATTATGACGGCGATGTCGCTGGTGGCGATTATTTTCCAGTCGCAGCAGAATGCGCAATACGGCGGCGTATCCGCCAACAAGCTGGACTATGATCTGGCCCCTTATGTCACCAAATCCTTCTCCAAGCTCTTCCGCAAAGGTCTGGAGTATTTCGAGGAGAATGCAGAGGTGTCTGGGCTTGGGGAGATTACGATGAGCCGCAGCGATCTGGCCGAGCAGTATCCGCGCGCCTTCCGTTTTGCCCTTAAGGAGACGCAGAGCGAGACCCTGCAAGCCGCAGAGAGTATGGTACATAACCTGAATACGATGTCCAGCCGCTCCGGCGGCCAGATTCCTTTTACCAGCATCAACTACGGCACCTGCACCTCCCCGGAGGGGCAGCTTGTGATCAGCTCGCTGCTGACGGCCACGATGAATGGACTGGGCAGCGGGGAGACGCCGGTGTTCCCGATTCAGATCTTCAAATGCAAGCAAGGCATCAACCAGCAGCCGGGTGATCCTAACTACGAGCTGTTCCTGAAGGCAGCGGAGTGCTCGGCGCGCAGATTGTATCCGAACTTCGCCAACCTGGACGCTCCGCTGAACATGCAATATTATGATCCGGCTGACCCGGATACCGAGTTCGCTACGATGGGCTGCCGCACCCGTGTGCTTGGAGACCGCTTCGGACGCAATCACTGCTCCGGCAAAGGCAACCTGTCCTTCAACACACTCAACCTGGTGCGTCTTGGACTGGCCCACGGCACGATAACCGGCCGCCGCCTCGCTGCTGATGAAGAAGGGTTCTTCGACGACCTCAATCACTATATGGATATTGCGCTCGACGGTCTGCTGCACCGCTTCCGCATCCAGGCTTCCCAGAAGGCCAAAGCCTCCGATTTCATGATGCGGGAAGGCGTCTGGGAGGGCGGCGAGCAGCTTGCCCCCGATGACAGTGTAGGCGAACTGCTGAAGCACGGCAGTCTGTCGCTGGGCTTCATTGGAATGGCAGAATGCATGAAAGCCATGTACGGCAAGCACCACGGCGAAGATATGGAGATCCATGCCAAGGCTGTAGCCATCGTCCGCCATATGCGTGAATATTGTGACCGCAAGAGCGAGGAGCTTAATCTCAACATCACCTTGTTCGCAACACCAGCTGAAGGTCTCTCCGGCAAGTTCACGAAGATTGACCGCAAGGTGCTCGGCTCTATCCCTGGGGTAACCGACCGTGAATACTATACGAATTCGTTCCACATTCCGGTCTACCATGAACTGAGCGCAGCCAAGAAGATCAGCCTGGAAGCTCCGTTCCATGAATATTGCAACGCCGGAGCGATCTCCTATGTCGAGCTGAACGGCAATGCCCGGAGCAACCCGTCAGCCTTCGTCAAAATCATCAAATACGCGCTGGAGCAGGATATCAGCTACTTCAGCATTAACCATCCGATTGACCGCTGCTCCGGCTGCGGCTATGAAGGGGTCATCGGCACGAATTGCCCGACCTGCAATGCCCATGAGGATACCACCCATATCCGCCGTCTGCGCCGGGTTACCGGGTATCTGACCGGCGACTATCAGACCCGCTTCAATGCTGCCAAGCAAGCCGAAGTCCGGGACC
The window above is part of the Paenibacillus sp. FSL H8-0048 genome. Proteins encoded here:
- a CDS encoding ASCH domain-containing protein; translation: MKCLTIRQPWATLIALGEKQIETRTWRTAYRGELAIHAGMQVNKAICRTEPYQSLLARHGYTADNLPTGRIIAVSRIADCCEVTPELAQQGWPDGNEYIFGNYAEGRYAWKLEEVVPLVHPIPAKGRLGFWEYPVLEEEM
- a CDS encoding IS1182 family transposase produces the protein MYIQYTMDQLCLPMDLEEDIPKNHLVRVVNAAVNRLDNAIFDAAYPGGGRDSYHPKMLTKVIIYAYTQRIYSSRQIAKAVRENIPFMWLAGRQRPDFRTLNRFRSQRMRNVLETVFTAVLQFLANEKYVSLEHYFVDGTKIEANANRYTFVWSKAVSKHKAKLQDKVQALFADIDVAEEQEEQKNQGKDLAELRTGSEMDSEKLEQAVQKLEAQLAEKPKDTPLKKTVRKLRKDLLPRLQKYEQYQKLLGDRNSFSKTDPEATFMRMKEDHMRNGQLKPGYNLQIGTENQFILAYSLHQRPGDTRCLEPHLEKTKQFLGKLPKTIIADAGYGSEENYAYLEKSEIQAVVKYSTYHKEKSKAWKADVGKIENWTYDGSEDRWTCLAGHPLYFQRESKETTESGYEIKKRHYQSQSCGGCPLKENCTKGSGNREIAVSLERLRYQKQAKEILRSEEGYLLAVRRMTEPESVFGQLKNNRGFRRFLLRGLEKVTLEVGWLSLAHNLLKQAANDQKRKEAVLQ
- a CDS encoding sugar phosphate isomerase/epimerase family protein; translated protein: MAEAARQIGIQMYTLRDQTERDFLGTLGKVAEMGYQVVEFAGYFGVAAGVLRRRLDELGLAAPSAHVGLDFSSLEQMERALAREIEYAAELGIQYIITPSAPLPPSPSIDDVTRLIPFFEKASAMVRAAGMQYGYHNHDYEFAEVDGKAVIDIWLEQIPAEHMLAEFDLGWVYRGGANPADYVSRYAGRVPLVHIKDFGANQEETDLGKGEVDFQSVFEIAEQSGILYYIVEQEAYEESSLASAKLALDYFRRLGLMHG
- a CDS encoding MTH1187 family thiamine-binding protein, producing MAIGEVTVIPIGTGSTSLSSYVAEMQRVLETVEGITYELTSMGTIIEGPVGRILAAVEALHESPFTAGAQRVSTSLKIDDRRDKTSTSRSKLESVERKLQGK
- a CDS encoding anaerobic ribonucleoside triphosphate reductase, whose protein sequence is MTLLEKRYNEGQAAQEVLLEEVIHLGRDIIDSRDLDLLRENANLNGESFSGKMSKFGSEYSKWYARNFTMPPQLVQATLDNVVYVHDLDQYAIGTTNCIFIPFERLLREGFNTGNGSVRPPNSIMTAMSLVAIIFQSQQNAQYGGVSANKLDYDLAPYVTKSFSKLFRKGLEYFEENAEVSGLGEITMSRSDLAEQYPRAFRFALKETQSETLQAAESMVHNLNTMSSRSGGQIPFTSINYGTCTSPEGQLVISSLLTATMNGLGSGETPVFPIQIFKCKQGINQQPGDPNYELFLKAAECSARRLYPNFANLDAPLNMQYYDPADPDTEFATMGCRTRVLGDRFGRNHCSGKGNLSFNTLNLVRLGLAHGTITGRRLAADEEGFFDDLNHYMDIALDGLLHRFRIQASQKAKASDFMMREGVWEGGEQLAPDDSVGELLKHGSLSLGFIGMAECMKAMYGKHHGEDMEIHAKAVAIVRHMREYCDRKSEELNLNITLFATPAEGLSGKFTKIDRKVLGSIPGVTDREYYTNSFHIPVYHELSAAKKISLEAPFHEYCNAGAISYVELNGNARSNPSAFVKIIKYALEQDISYFSINHPIDRCSGCGYEGVIGTNCPTCNAHEDTTHIRRLRRVTGYLTGDYQTRFNAAKQAEVRDRVKHL